The Vescimonas coprocola genome includes a window with the following:
- a CDS encoding DUF1287 domain-containing protein, which produces MEKRYSGRRRRRFRWLWLLMIPVLAAAGYTLWRFGPQRSYTAQQLGLTDLQSPNDADGDGVDDWTDVVLGARAYIATDPHYQSKYYAGGYPDDGLGVCTDVIWQALQAAGYDLKALVDADIAACPEAYPHITTPDSNIDFRRVNTLDTFFRRHAQVLTCGLSDGQQWQPGDIVVFGDRAHIGLCSDRRNRQGIPFLIHHGNPIDEAVERNDIPRMTVTGHFRWLG; this is translated from the coding sequence ATGGAAAAGCGATACTCCGGCCGCAGACGGCGGCGCTTTCGGTGGCTGTGGCTGCTGATGATCCCGGTACTGGCGGCAGCGGGATATACCCTGTGGCGCTTCGGACCGCAGCGGTCCTACACCGCCCAGCAGCTGGGACTGACGGACCTGCAAAGCCCCAACGACGCCGACGGCGACGGCGTGGACGACTGGACGGATGTGGTGCTGGGCGCACGGGCCTACATCGCCACGGATCCCCACTATCAGAGCAAATACTACGCCGGAGGCTATCCCGATGACGGACTGGGGGTCTGCACCGACGTCATCTGGCAGGCCCTTCAGGCGGCAGGCTATGACCTGAAGGCGCTGGTGGATGCGGACATCGCCGCCTGTCCGGAGGCGTATCCCCACATCACCACCCCCGACTCCAATATCGACTTCCGCCGGGTCAACACCTTGGATACCTTCTTCCGCCGCCATGCGCAGGTGCTGACCTGCGGCCTGTCGGATGGGCAGCAGTGGCAGCCGGGGGACATCGTGGTGTTCGGTGACCGGGCCCATATCGGGCTGTGCTCGGATCGGCGGAACCGGCAGGGTATCCCCTTCCTGATCCACCACGGAAACCCCATCGACGAGGCGGTGGAGCGCAACGACATCCCCCGCATGACGGTGACAGGACATTTCCGCTGGCTGGGCTGA
- the rlmH gene encoding 23S rRNA (pseudouridine(1915)-N(3))-methyltransferase RlmH, protein MQRVTVLCVGKLKEKFYLEAAAEYVKRFQRFCKLELVELPESRLPESPSPAEVQRALAAEAAAIRERLPKGGAVIALCIEGKPCSSVELSRRMEELAVAGKTQLTFLIGGSVGLDESLKRQADWRLSMSPMTFPHHLARIMLLEQIYRAYQISAGTKYHK, encoded by the coding sequence ATGCAGCGAGTGACGGTTCTGTGCGTAGGCAAGCTGAAGGAGAAATTCTATCTGGAGGCGGCGGCGGAGTACGTCAAGCGGTTCCAGCGCTTCTGCAAGCTGGAGCTGGTGGAGCTGCCGGAGAGCCGTCTGCCGGAGTCTCCCTCCCCGGCGGAGGTACAGCGGGCGCTGGCGGCGGAGGCGGCAGCCATCCGGGAAAGGCTCCCCAAGGGTGGGGCAGTCATCGCCCTGTGCATCGAGGGAAAGCCCTGCTCCAGCGTGGAGCTGAGCCGTCGGATGGAGGAACTGGCCGTGGCCGGTAAGACGCAGCTGACCTTCCTCATCGGCGGCAGCGTGGGGCTGGACGAGAGCCTGAAACGGCAGGCGGACTGGCGGCTGTCCATGTCCCCCATGACCTTCCCCCACCATCTGGCCCGGATCATGCTGCTGGAGCAGATCTATCGGGCGTATCAAATCTCCGCCGGAACAAAATATCACAAATGA
- a CDS encoding UDP-N-acetylglucosamine 1-carboxyvinyltransferase — MNKYIIHGGRPLFGEVTISGAKNAAVAIIPAALLVDGVCRIENIPQISDVTLFFSILDELGARVRVLNQHAVEIDCRTVRSTHPSYDMARRIRASYYLLGALLGRFGEATVAMPGGCNFGVRPIDQHVKGFRAMGAEVTEGNFVHAAARGGRLTGANVYMDVVSVGATMNIMMAAVLADGTTTIENAAKEPHIVDLANFLNSMGADIKGAGTDSIRIKGVERLSGGTYCIIPDQIEAGTYMAAVAATGGQLLIRNIIPKHMDCISAKLMEMGVTVEEQDDTMLIRRSGPLQRANVKTLPYPGFPTDMQPQITVALCLAQGTSLVTEGVWNNRFKYVEELRRMGAQIQVDGRVAVVEGVTQLTGAPVQACDLRAGAALVIAGLAAQGETELTQVQYIERGYEDLVGKLRQLGADIRVEEIPEPEETEAHIC, encoded by the coding sequence TTGAACAAGTATATCATTCACGGTGGCCGTCCCCTGTTTGGTGAGGTCACGATCAGCGGTGCCAAGAACGCCGCCGTTGCCATCATCCCTGCCGCCCTGCTGGTGGACGGCGTATGCCGCATCGAGAACATCCCCCAAATCAGCGACGTGACCCTGTTTTTCTCCATTCTGGATGAGCTGGGCGCACGGGTGCGGGTGCTGAATCAGCACGCCGTGGAGATCGACTGCCGCACCGTCCGCAGCACCCATCCCTCCTATGATATGGCACGGCGCATCCGGGCGTCCTACTATCTGCTGGGGGCGCTGCTGGGCCGCTTCGGCGAGGCCACCGTGGCCATGCCCGGCGGCTGCAACTTCGGCGTGCGGCCCATTGACCAGCACGTCAAGGGCTTCCGGGCCATGGGCGCCGAGGTGACGGAGGGCAACTTCGTCCATGCCGCAGCCAGAGGCGGCCGGCTCACCGGCGCCAACGTCTACATGGACGTGGTGTCCGTGGGTGCTACCATGAACATCATGATGGCCGCCGTGCTGGCCGACGGCACCACCACCATCGAAAACGCCGCCAAGGAGCCACACATCGTGGATCTGGCCAACTTCCTCAACTCCATGGGCGCCGACATCAAGGGTGCCGGTACGGACTCCATCCGCATCAAGGGCGTGGAGCGCCTCAGCGGCGGCACCTACTGCATCATCCCCGACCAGATCGAGGCGGGGACCTATATGGCCGCTGTGGCCGCCACAGGCGGACAGCTGCTGATCCGCAACATCATTCCCAAGCACATGGACTGCATCTCCGCCAAGCTCATGGAAATGGGCGTCACGGTGGAGGAGCAGGACGACACCATGCTCATCCGCCGCAGCGGGCCGCTGCAGCGGGCCAACGTCAAGACCCTCCCCTACCCCGGCTTCCCCACGGATATGCAGCCCCAGATCACGGTGGCGCTGTGTCTGGCCCAAGGCACCAGTCTGGTGACGGAGGGCGTATGGAACAACCGCTTCAAGTATGTGGAGGAACTGCGGCGTATGGGCGCTCAGATCCAGGTGGACGGCCGGGTGGCCGTGGTGGAGGGCGTCACACAACTCACCGGTGCGCCGGTGCAGGCCTGTGATCTACGGGCCGGTGCGGCTCTGGTCATCGCCGGTCTGGCCGCTCAGGGCGAAACGGAGCTGACGCAGGTACAGTATATCGAGCGTGGCTACGAGGATCTGGTGGGCAAGCTCCGCCAGTTGGGCGCCGATATCCGGGTGGAGGAGATTCCGGAGCCGGAGGAGACCGAGGCTCACATCTGCTGA
- a CDS encoding ECF transporter S component, with translation MNKKTLWITETAVMIALLVALQWATKPLGQFVTGSCVNLVLGVSVLVGGLWCGLTVALVSPFFAFLLGIGPAFLPIVPMVAVGNMVLVVILHLLASRDKIAARSYLAVAVGAVTKFLALWLLIVKLVLPTLGLAEKQVAAISASFSWPQLVTAAIGGVLAVTIAPLIRKALRSK, from the coding sequence ATGAACAAGAAAACACTCTGGATCACGGAGACCGCCGTGATGATCGCCCTGCTGGTGGCGCTGCAGTGGGCCACCAAACCCTTGGGACAGTTCGTCACCGGCTCCTGCGTGAATCTGGTGCTGGGGGTATCGGTGCTGGTGGGTGGCCTGTGGTGCGGCCTGACGGTGGCGCTGGTGAGTCCCTTCTTCGCTTTTCTGCTGGGCATCGGCCCGGCGTTTCTGCCCATTGTCCCCATGGTGGCCGTCGGCAACATGGTGCTGGTGGTTATCCTGCACCTTCTGGCAAGCCGTGACAAGATCGCCGCACGTAGCTATCTGGCCGTGGCTGTAGGAGCCGTGACCAAGTTTCTGGCCCTGTGGCTGCTGATCGTGAAGCTGGTGCTGCCTACACTGGGACTAGCGGAAAAGCAGGTGGCGGCAATCTCTGCCAGCTTCTCTTGGCCCCAGCTGGTGACTGCCGCCATCGGCGGCGTGCTGGCCGTGACCATCGCCCCCCTGATCCGCAAGGCTCTGCGCTCCAAGTAA
- a CDS encoding NAD(P)-binding protein produces the protein MSRLDIKTPSRAQTVVEGLYRDMERRIAASPPGLCPVDMSLSFLQLCHAQTCGKCVPCRIGLGQLTLLINQVLDGEATMETIAIIEKTARSIVNTADCAIGRDAARLVVEGLEGFRDDYEEHVKHNRCLAGLQNPVPCVALCPAGVDIPGYMALVGEGRCADAVRLIRKDNPFPTACAYICEHPCEARCRRNMVDDAINIRGLKRYAVDHAGVVPQPECAPATGKKVAIIGGGPSGLSCAYYLALMGHGVTVYEEREQLGGMLRYGIPSYRFPREKLDAEIESILSLGIEVHTGVTVGRDIWLEKLEQEYDCIYIAIGAHQDKKTGIPGENSKNVISAVEMLRAIGDNEMPDFTGKQVVVIGGGNVAMDVTRSSIRLGADKVTCVYRRRQADMTALPDEITGALAEGAELMTLAAPVRIEADEDGAAKALWVQPQIIGEVDKAGRPRPGKAALEEVRIPADVIVVAIGQGVEIQGFDQAGVPIQRGAFVAGLSGQVRDMDSVFAGGDCVTGPATAIRAIAAGKVAAANIDEHLGFRHEITVDVEIPSPKLNNSPPHGRIDTTEREACERKRDFEDIECGLTQEGACAEAGRCLRCDHFGYGIFRGGRNEKW, from the coding sequence TTGAGCAGACTGGATATCAAGACACCCAGCCGGGCCCAGACCGTGGTGGAAGGGCTTTACCGGGATATGGAGCGGCGCATTGCCGCCAGCCCTCCGGGCCTGTGTCCGGTGGATATGTCCCTGTCGTTTCTGCAGCTGTGCCATGCACAGACCTGCGGCAAATGTGTCCCCTGCCGGATCGGGCTGGGGCAGCTGACGCTGCTGATCAATCAGGTGCTGGACGGCGAGGCTACCATGGAGACCATTGCCATCATCGAAAAGACCGCCCGCAGTATCGTCAACACCGCCGACTGTGCCATCGGCCGTGACGCCGCCCGTCTGGTGGTGGAGGGGCTGGAGGGCTTCCGGGATGACTACGAGGAGCACGTGAAGCACAACCGCTGTCTGGCGGGCCTGCAAAATCCCGTTCCCTGTGTGGCACTGTGTCCCGCCGGCGTGGATATCCCCGGCTACATGGCGCTGGTAGGGGAGGGTCGCTGCGCTGATGCAGTGCGCCTGATCCGCAAGGACAATCCCTTCCCCACGGCCTGCGCCTATATCTGCGAGCATCCCTGCGAGGCCCGCTGCCGCCGGAATATGGTGGACGATGCCATCAATATCCGTGGCCTGAAGCGCTATGCCGTGGACCACGCCGGGGTGGTACCCCAGCCGGAGTGCGCTCCCGCCACCGGCAAGAAGGTGGCCATCATCGGCGGAGGCCCCAGCGGTCTCAGCTGCGCCTACTACTTGGCCCTTATGGGTCACGGGGTCACGGTGTACGAGGAGCGGGAGCAGCTGGGCGGTATGCTGCGCTACGGCATCCCCAGCTACCGCTTCCCCCGTGAGAAGCTGGACGCCGAGATCGAATCCATTCTGTCTCTTGGCATTGAGGTACATACCGGCGTCACCGTGGGCCGGGATATCTGGCTGGAGAAGCTGGAGCAGGAGTATGACTGCATCTACATCGCCATCGGCGCTCATCAGGATAAAAAGACCGGCATCCCCGGCGAGAACAGTAAGAACGTCATCTCCGCCGTGGAGATGCTGCGTGCCATCGGCGACAACGAGATGCCGGATTTCACCGGCAAGCAGGTGGTGGTCATCGGCGGCGGCAACGTGGCCATGGACGTCACCCGCAGCTCCATCCGACTGGGGGCCGACAAGGTCACCTGCGTCTATCGCCGCCGTCAGGCGGACATGACGGCGCTGCCGGACGAGATCACCGGTGCGCTGGCGGAGGGAGCCGAGCTGATGACGCTGGCCGCTCCCGTCCGCATCGAGGCCGATGAGGACGGCGCCGCCAAGGCCCTGTGGGTCCAGCCCCAGATCATCGGGGAGGTGGACAAGGCAGGGCGTCCCCGTCCCGGCAAGGCGGCGCTGGAGGAGGTCCGCATCCCGGCGGATGTCATCGTGGTGGCCATTGGACAGGGCGTCGAGATCCAGGGCTTCGATCAGGCCGGCGTCCCCATCCAGCGGGGTGCCTTTGTGGCGGGCCTGTCGGGGCAGGTGCGGGATATGGACAGCGTGTTCGCCGGCGGCGACTGCGTTACCGGCCCTGCCACTGCCATCCGGGCCATTGCCGCCGGCAAGGTGGCAGCCGCCAACATCGACGAGCATCTGGGCTTCCGCCACGAGATTACCGTGGACGTGGAGATTCCCAGCCCCAAGCTGAACAACTCGCCCCCCCACGGGCGCATCGATACCACCGAGCGGGAGGCCTGTGAGCGCAAGCGCGACTTCGAGGATATCGAGTGCGGCTTGACCCAAGAGGGGGCCTGC
- a CDS encoding phospho-sugar mutase, producing the protein MSYMQEYEKWLASPALSEQEHAELESIRDDEKEIRERFYGPLEFGTAGLRGTMKVGLHQMNIHVIRWATQGFANVICAEGEEAKGRGVALCMDCRNHSMEFARAAAEVCAANGIHVRIFESLRPTPELSFAVREYDCQAGINVTASHNPKEYNGYKVYWSDGAQLPPQHAAAIARELEQIDIFTGIRRMEFDDAKAQGLIEIMGAETDERFMSHVMAMVNDRESMAKVADTFHMVYTPFHGCGWKLVPEALRGLGVKHLHCVPEQMVLDGNFPTVVSPNPENPEGFYLAIQLADKVGADFILGTDPDSDRVGIMVRSRDGSFIPVTGNQTGVLMLDYLIGAMRRAGKLPEHPYFLKTIVTTEMARKVAEANGVTCCDTFTGFKFMAEKKNQLESQGLGHVIMSYEESYGYMLGDYVRDKDAVTASLILTEMAAWYAVQGMTLFDALEALYRKYGFYGEKTHNLVMPGLDGLEKMAALMKSLRAAPPTHIAGVEVLRRKDYTDGSVIDCRTGEKTAMELSGSNVLRYELADGTTILVRPSGTEPKIKVYILTIGKDETGRDENLAKYSQWVATLTK; encoded by the coding sequence ATGTCTTATATGCAGGAATATGAAAAGTGGCTGGCATCCCCTGCCCTGAGCGAGCAGGAGCACGCCGAGCTGGAGAGCATCCGGGACGATGAGAAGGAGATCCGGGAGCGGTTCTATGGGCCGCTGGAATTCGGTACCGCCGGTCTGCGTGGCACCATGAAGGTGGGCCTGCACCAGATGAACATCCACGTCATCCGCTGGGCCACTCAGGGCTTTGCCAACGTCATCTGCGCTGAGGGCGAGGAGGCCAAGGGCCGGGGCGTGGCCCTGTGCATGGACTGCCGCAACCACTCTATGGAGTTTGCCAGAGCCGCCGCAGAGGTCTGCGCCGCCAACGGCATCCATGTGCGTATCTTCGAGTCGCTGCGGCCCACGCCGGAGCTGAGCTTCGCCGTGCGGGAATACGACTGTCAGGCGGGCATCAATGTCACCGCCAGCCACAATCCCAAGGAGTATAACGGCTATAAGGTCTACTGGTCTGACGGCGCCCAGCTGCCGCCCCAGCACGCTGCCGCCATTGCCCGTGAGCTGGAGCAGATCGACATTTTCACCGGCATCCGCCGGATGGAGTTTGACGATGCCAAGGCCCAGGGCCTCATCGAGATCATGGGTGCCGAGACGGACGAACGGTTCATGTCCCACGTCATGGCCATGGTCAACGACCGGGAGTCCATGGCCAAGGTGGCCGATACCTTCCATATGGTCTATACCCCCTTCCACGGCTGCGGCTGGAAGCTGGTACCGGAGGCGCTGCGGGGTCTGGGCGTGAAGCATCTGCACTGCGTTCCGGAGCAGATGGTGCTGGACGGCAACTTCCCCACGGTGGTCTCCCCCAATCCGGAGAACCCGGAGGGCTTCTATCTGGCCATCCAGCTGGCGGACAAGGTGGGCGCCGACTTCATTCTGGGCACCGACCCGGACAGCGACCGGGTGGGCATCATGGTTCGCAGCCGGGACGGCTCCTTCATCCCCGTCACCGGCAACCAGACGGGCGTTCTGATGCTGGATTACCTCATCGGGGCCATGCGCCGGGCAGGCAAGCTGCCGGAGCATCCCTACTTCCTCAAGACCATCGTCACCACGGAGATGGCCCGGAAGGTGGCCGAGGCCAACGGCGTTACCTGCTGCGATACCTTCACCGGCTTCAAGTTCATGGCGGAGAAGAAGAACCAGCTGGAATCCCAAGGGTTGGGCCATGTGATCATGAGCTACGAGGAGAGTTACGGTTATATGCTGGGCGACTATGTCCGGGATAAGGACGCCGTTACCGCCTCCCTGATCCTGACGGAGATGGCGGCGTGGTATGCCGTGCAGGGCATGACCCTGTTCGATGCGCTGGAGGCCCTGTACCGGAAGTACGGCTTCTACGGCGAAAAGACCCATAATCTGGTGATGCCGGGTCTGGACGGGCTGGAGAAGATGGCGGCACTGATGAAGTCCCTGCGGGCCGCTCCCCCCACCCACATCGCCGGGGTAGAGGTGCTGCGCCGCAAGGACTACACCGACGGCAGCGTCATCGACTGCCGCACCGGCGAAAAGACCGCTATGGAACTCTCCGGCAGCAATGTGCTGCGGTATGAGCTGGCGGACGGCACTACCATTCTGGTGCGGCCCTCCGGCACGGAGCCTAAGATCAAGGTCTACATTCTCACCATCGGCA
- a CDS encoding MBL fold metallo-hydrolase: MTIHTLASGSEGNCLLLSDGGVHLLLDAGISTRRIKAGLLQLGLTMADVDGVLITHEHSDHVSGLQTMVKHHRIPIYTSPGTARQLAYRIAGIESLLRPVEPGTVFSVGDCRVTVFRTSHDAAQSVDYRVDGSAAVGFLTDTGYVTPEAEAALAGVDTLVLESNHDVEWLRSGPYPYSLKARILGDEGHLSNDAAAEFAARMARCGTRCIVLAHLSRENNTPQRAWDTVQRRLNTVEAEVLLEVAPRSEVSPPYGMEVPVCSE, from the coding sequence ATGACCATACATACACTGGCCAGCGGCTCCGAAGGGAACTGCCTGCTGCTGTCGGACGGGGGCGTGCATCTGCTGCTGGACGCCGGAATTTCCACACGCCGCATCAAGGCGGGGCTTTTGCAGCTGGGGCTGACCATGGCGGACGTGGACGGCGTACTCATCACCCATGAGCATTCGGATCACGTCAGCGGCCTGCAAACCATGGTAAAGCACCACCGCATCCCCATTTACACAAGTCCCGGCACCGCCCGGCAGCTGGCCTACCGCATCGCCGGCATCGAGTCCCTGCTGCGTCCGGTGGAGCCGGGGACGGTGTTTTCCGTGGGAGACTGCCGGGTGACGGTATTCCGCACCTCCCATGACGCCGCCCAGAGCGTGGACTATCGGGTGGACGGCAGCGCCGCCGTGGGTTTTCTCACGGATACGGGCTATGTGACCCCGGAGGCGGAAGCCGCTCTGGCGGGGGTAGATACGCTGGTGCTGGAGAGCAACCACGACGTGGAGTGGCTCCGCAGCGGGCCGTATCCCTATTCCCTGAAGGCCCGCATCCTGGGAGACGAGGGGCATCTGTCCAACGATGCAGCGGCGGAGTTCGCCGCCCGGATGGCCCGGTGCGGCACACGGTGCATCGTTCTGGCCCACCTGAGCCGGGAGAACAACACCCCCCAGCGGGCATGGGACACGGTGCAGCGACGCCTGAATACGGTGGAGGCGGAGGTACTGCTGGAGGTGGCTCCCCGCAGCGAGGTCAGTCCCCCCTACGGGATGGAGGTACCGGTATGCAGCGAGTGA
- a CDS encoding Crp/Fnr family transcriptional regulator has product MQPDIPLLQQTILFSGIEAEELRHLLTCLGGSVRRYGRGEFLWHAGDTVLQAGIVLQGAVDAVQYREDGAMQLVARHTAGGVFGEMLMAAGEASPVSVLSPEGAEVLFLPLERIMEGCERHCEGHARLRMNLLRESAQKFWQMRHRVTYLSEPSLRRRVLLYLQDCRSRQGSDCFRLSLSREEMAAYLAVNRSALSRELSRLQQEGLIEFYRNSFRLHFSPEQLSVTEM; this is encoded by the coding sequence ATGCAGCCGGACATCCCTCTGTTACAACAAACCATTCTCTTCTCCGGCATCGAGGCGGAGGAGCTGCGGCATCTGCTGACGTGCCTTGGCGGCTCCGTGCGCCGCTATGGCCGGGGGGAGTTCCTCTGGCACGCCGGGGACACGGTCCTGCAGGCGGGCATCGTCCTACAGGGGGCCGTGGACGCCGTACAGTACCGGGAGGACGGGGCCATGCAGCTGGTGGCCCGCCACACCGCCGGGGGCGTGTTCGGGGAAATGCTCATGGCAGCAGGCGAGGCAAGCCCGGTATCGGTGCTCTCCCCGGAGGGGGCGGAGGTGCTGTTTTTGCCGCTGGAGCGGATCATGGAGGGCTGTGAGCGCCACTGTGAGGGCCATGCCCGGCTGCGAATGAATCTGCTGCGGGAATCGGCCCAGAAGTTCTGGCAGATGCGGCACCGGGTCACCTATCTCTCCGAGCCAAGCCTGCGGCGGCGGGTGCTGCTGTATTTGCAAGACTGCCGCAGCCGTCAGGGATCCGACTGCTTCCGGCTCTCCCTGTCCCGAGAGGAGATGGCGGCGTATCTGGCGGTGAACCGCAGCGCCCTGTCCCGTGAGCTGAGCAGGCTCCAGCAGGAGGGGCTCATCGAGTTCTACCGCAATTCCTTCCGGCTGCACTTTTCCCCGGAGCAGCTGTCGGTGACGGAAATGTAA
- a CDS encoding TrkH family potassium uptake protein, whose product MNFRLILNIMGYTLWVEAGCLLLPLLVSAGYGEACWEPFLWTLGLCSLCGLILTRIPARKNRLQGRDGYAVVAMAWIVLCLFGAVPYVLSGAVPHYADALFETASGLTTTGATILTDVEAMPRGILFWRALTQWMGGMGVLVLFLALMPRTGAGAVHLMRAESPGPIKSKLLPHVSDTAKVLYGIYIGLTAAEIVALCLAGMDFYEAVLHSFSTISTGGFSTRNASIAAFGSPAITWIVAIFMFLSGINFSLIFISLRGHIRAALHSEELRLYTLLTLGSIGLIAASLMVQQSVPLGRALKDSVFNAVSTVTTTGFATADFAQWPVFGQMLLVILMFTGACAGSTSGGIKVSRILLLGKLLHREIKKILHPKHISVITVDGQLVEDRVVSSAAAYMVAYMILLLGGATLLAWDNLGFTESFTAVLTCLGNVGPGLGRLGPAGNFSPFSGFSKVVMSLLMLLGRLELMPILVMLSPRMWRER is encoded by the coding sequence ATGAACTTTCGTTTGATACTGAACATCATGGGCTATACCCTCTGGGTGGAAGCCGGGTGCCTGCTGCTGCCGCTGCTGGTGTCCGCAGGCTATGGTGAGGCCTGCTGGGAGCCGTTTTTGTGGACGCTGGGGCTGTGCAGCCTGTGCGGGCTGATCCTCACCCGCATCCCGGCCCGGAAGAACCGTCTGCAGGGCCGGGACGGCTATGCGGTGGTGGCCATGGCGTGGATCGTGCTGTGCCTGTTCGGGGCGGTGCCTTACGTCCTCAGCGGGGCTGTCCCCCACTATGCTGATGCCCTGTTCGAGACGGCCTCTGGCCTCACCACCACCGGAGCCACCATCCTGACGGATGTGGAGGCCATGCCAAGGGGTATCCTCTTCTGGCGGGCGCTGACCCAGTGGATGGGCGGCATGGGTGTGCTGGTGCTGTTTCTGGCCCTGATGCCCCGGACGGGGGCGGGGGCCGTACACCTGATGCGGGCCGAAAGCCCCGGTCCCATCAAGAGCAAACTGCTGCCCCATGTCAGTGACACCGCCAAGGTGCTCTATGGCATCTACATTGGTCTGACGGCGGCAGAGATCGTGGCCCTGTGTCTGGCAGGCATGGACTTTTACGAGGCTGTGCTCCACTCCTTTTCCACCATCTCCACCGGTGGCTTCTCCACCCGCAACGCCAGCATTGCCGCCTTCGGCTCCCCGGCCATCACATGGATCGTGGCCATCTTCATGTTCCTGTCGGGCATCAACTTCTCTTTGATCTTCATCTCCCTGCGGGGACACATCCGGGCGGCGCTGCACAGCGAGGAGCTGCGGCTGTATACCCTGCTGACGCTGGGATCCATCGGCCTTATCGCCGCCAGTCTCATGGTGCAGCAGAGCGTTCCGCTGGGTCGGGCGCTGAAGGATTCCGTCTTCAACGCCGTGTCCACCGTGACCACCACCGGCTTCGCCACGGCGGACTTTGCCCAGTGGCCGGTCTTTGGTCAGATGCTGCTGGTGATCCTCATGTTCACCGGCGCCTGCGCCGGGTCTACCTCCGGCGGCATCAAGGTCTCCCGCATCCTGCTGCTGGGAAAGCTGCTGCACCGGGAGATCAAAAAGATCCTGCACCCCAAGCATATCTCCGTCATCACCGTGGACGGACAGCTGGTGGAGGACCGGGTGGTCTCCTCGGCGGCGGCCTACATGGTGGCGTATATGATCCTGCTGCTGGGTGGGGCCACCCTTCTGGCTTGGGACAACCTGGGCTTTACGGAGTCCTTTACCGCCGTGCTGACGTGTCTCGGCAACGTGGGACCGGGGCTGGGCCGTCTGGGCCCGGCGGGGAATTTCAGCCCCTTCTCCGGGTTCAGCAAGGTGGTCATGTCGCTGCTGATGCTGCTGGGGCGGCTGGAGCTGATGCCCATTCTGGTGATGCTCTCCCCACGGATGTGGCGGGAGCGGTAA